The Fusobacterium perfoetens ATCC 29250 genome contains a region encoding:
- a CDS encoding GspE/PulE family protein — protein sequence MIGESGNKKEKIKFVNAAFSSNENSRIEIFMNNIFIDGINLNASDIHIETYKDYFRIRYRIDGILIEKGRYKIQDVAPLISRIKILCNLDITEKRIPQDGRVDGLYKGRELDFRVSIVPTYFGEKVVIRILYKETAKKTLEELGFKKEYYSKLFEIIKRKSGMLIISGPMGSGKTTSMYAILNEINEVEKNITTIEDPIEYTLEGINQIQCKNDIGLDFSTVLKSILRQDSDVIMIGEIRDRETAEIAIKASLTGHLIISTLHTKNSVSAIKRLMSLGIDSYMISAGLKGIQNQRLVRKLCPYCKTEDNNLEEKLKILGIENNKIFNNKIYTAKGCEHCNYTGYKGRILVGEFLYINDEIENLITSDFSTLELENRLKELGIKTIVENGLEFVKQGLTSLDELIREC from the coding sequence ATGATTGGAGAAAGTGGTAATAAAAAAGAAAAAATTAAATTTGTGAATGCTGCTTTTTCTTCTAATGAAAATTCTAGAATAGAAATTTTTATGAATAATATTTTTATTGATGGAATAAATTTAAATGCTAGTGATATTCATATAGAAACTTATAAGGATTATTTCAGAATAAGATATAGGATAGATGGAATATTGATTGAAAAAGGGCGATATAAAATTCAAGATGTTGCTCCTTTGATTTCAAGAATAAAAATTTTATGTAATTTAGATATTACAGAAAAAAGAATACCACAAGATGGGAGAGTAGATGGTCTATATAAAGGGAGAGAATTAGATTTTAGAGTATCTATTGTCCCAACTTATTTTGGTGAAAAAGTAGTTATAAGAATTTTGTATAAAGAAACTGCCAAAAAAACTTTGGAAGAATTGGGATTTAAAAAAGAATATTATTCAAAATTGTTTGAGATAATAAAAAGAAAATCAGGAATGTTAATTATTTCAGGACCTATGGGAAGCGGAAAAACTACTTCAATGTATGCAATATTAAATGAAATAAATGAAGTAGAGAAAAATATAACAACTATTGAAGATCCTATTGAATATACTTTAGAGGGAATAAATCAAATTCAGTGTAAAAATGATATTGGATTAGATTTTTCAACTGTTTTAAAATCAATATTAAGACAAGATTCTGACGTAATTATGATAGGTGAAATAAGAGATAGGGAAACAGCAGAAATTGCCATAAAAGCTTCTTTAACAGGACATTTGATTATTTCAACTTTACATACAAAAAATTCTGTAAGTGCAATAAAAAGATTGATGAGTTTGGGAATAGATTCATATATGATATCAGCTGGTCTTAAAGGAATACAAAATCAAAGACTTGTTAGAAAATTATGTCCTTATTGTAAAACAGAAGATAATAATTTAGAAGAAAAATTAAAAATTTTAGGTATAGAAAATAATAAAATTTTTAATAATAAGATTTATACTGCAAAAGGTTGTGAACATTGTAATTATACTGGGTATAAAGGAAGAATTTTAGTTGGAGAATTTTTATACATAAATGATGAGATAGAAAATCTAATCACATCTGATTTTAGTACTTTAGAATTAGAGAATAGATTGAAAGAATTAGGGATAAAAACTATAGTAGAAAATGGTTTAGAATTTGTTAAACAAGGTTTAACTTCATTAGATGAGTTAATAAGAGAGTGTTAA
- a CDS encoding type II secretion system F family protein has translation MKIFFYLVCDKIGNKKIGFLKGQSKNEVENFLRKKGYLIIKIKKIIFIQSEISKVELKDFFMKLKLFVKNGYQFYKIIEIFQGNEKLDFYIERMKKSINEGRDLHSIFEESGLPLKEVDIFILRAGEETGKLYNSFEGIEERISQEIEKQKRIKKILFYPILVLSIVIVLLIFLGKFILPDFVNIIGKDRIPIFTRVIIFLANNIIYVFLFLIIFFIGIKKLYKNKKERIIKFFLKNKILSKIIVGNFILYFSKILVILLESGISLSDAISIIIDSISNDFFRKKLLIAKNHLIKGKDIFYSLKSMDIFDKVELEFIKTGEQSGELSSMFQLIYERKKEVLDEKIDRFIKLLEPTLILVIGIIVGGIFLGIYGPILEMMNNI, from the coding sequence ATGAAAATATTTTTTTATTTAGTATGTGATAAGATAGGAAATAAAAAAATAGGTTTTTTAAAGGGGCAATCTAAAAATGAAGTTGAAAATTTTTTGAGAAAAAAAGGTTATTTAATTATAAAAATAAAAAAGATAATTTTTATTCAAAGTGAAATCTCAAAAGTAGAATTAAAAGATTTTTTTATGAAATTAAAATTGTTTGTAAAAAATGGATATCAATTTTATAAAATTATTGAGATTTTTCAGGGGAATGAAAAATTAGATTTTTATATAGAAAGAATGAAAAAATCTATTAATGAAGGAAGAGATTTACATAGCATTTTTGAAGAAAGTGGTTTGCCTTTAAAAGAAGTTGATATATTTATACTAAGAGCAGGAGAAGAAACAGGAAAATTATATAATTCTTTTGAAGGAATAGAGGAAAGAATTTCTCAAGAGATTGAAAAACAAAAGAGGATAAAAAAGATTTTGTTTTATCCAATTTTAGTGTTATCAATAGTTATAGTATTATTAATATTTTTAGGAAAATTTATATTACCTGATTTTGTAAATATTATAGGAAAAGATAGAATTCCAATTTTTACAAGGGTAATAATTTTTTTAGCAAATAATATTATATATGTTTTTTTATTTTTGATTATCTTTTTTATAGGGATAAAAAAATTATATAAGAATAAAAAAGAGAGAATAATAAAATTTTTCTTGAAAAATAAAATATTATCAAAAATAATTGTAGGAAATTTTATATTATATTTTTCAAAAATTTTAGTTATACTTTTGGAATCTGGAATAAGTTTAAGTGATGCTATATCTATAATAATAGATTCTATAAGTAATGATTTTTTTAGAAAAAAATTATTAATAGCTAAAAATCATCTTATAAAAGGAAAAGATATATTTTATTCTTTGAAGTCTATGGATATATTTGATAAGGTAGAATTAGAATTTATAAAAACAGGAGAACAAAGTGGAGAATTGTCCTCTATGTTTCAACTGATATACGAAAGAAAAAAAGAAGTTTTAGATGAAAAAATAGATAGATTTATAAAATTATTGGAACCAACCTTGATTTTAGTTATTGGGATTATTGTAGGAGGAATATTTTTAGGAATATATGGTCCTATATTAGAAATGATGAACAATATATAA
- a CDS encoding type II secretion system protein, with the protein MSNKEKGFSLIEVLVVLGIIGLFASFLTPKVSNYLALGKDTKAITTLQNLRTASEMYYFTTGETLGKDKLDGNLSSTELEKLKDYISGGYKELLNSSEGEGKEIVCEIGGSRNEKIDAPGEVDSVITYGGKVKFTFKAPEGEKSDGIKLWILPENGVGAYTIKGEKWTEL; encoded by the coding sequence ATGAGCAATAAAGAAAAAGGTTTTTCTTTAATTGAAGTTTTAGTAGTGTTGGGGATAATAGGATTATTTGCTAGTTTTTTAACACCGAAAGTATCAAATTATTTGGCTCTAGGAAAAGATACAAAGGCTATTACTACTTTACAAAATTTAAGAACTGCTTCTGAAATGTATTATTTTACAACTGGAGAAACTTTAGGAAAGGATAAATTAGATGGTAATTTATCAAGTACAGAATTAGAAAAATTAAAAGATTATATTTCAGGTGGATATAAGGAACTTTTAAATAGTAGTGAGGGAGAGGGAAAAGAGATAGTTTGTGAAATAGGTGGAAGTAGAAATGAAAAAATAGATGCTCCAGGAGAAGTAGACTCTGTTATAACTTATGGAGGTAAGGTCAAATTTACTTTTAAAGCTCCTGAAGGAGAAAAATCTGATGGAATAAAATTATGGATATTACCAGAAAATGGGGTAGGAGCTTACACAATAAAAGGAGAAAAATGGACAGAGTTATAA
- a CDS encoding prepilin peptidase: MDRVIIEILFFIVLFLIAFIDLKKKIIPDSLTGLLFLFGVFRIFLFKESFENKIIGMSLFPIFFLILYGYGESLFKKEVVGFGDIKLLWTIGFFIGYRGIYELLIFYNIIFLIAPLYGFLYYKFKKKKEVPFAPILAIGTFIFYIF; this comes from the coding sequence ATGGACAGAGTTATAATAGAAATATTATTTTTTATAGTATTATTTCTAATAGCTTTTATAGATTTAAAGAAAAAAATAATTCCAGATTCTTTGACAGGATTATTATTCTTATTCGGAGTTTTTAGAATTTTTTTATTTAAGGAAAGTTTTGAAAATAAAATAATAGGAATGAGTCTATTTCCTATATTCTTTTTAATTTTATATGGATATGGAGAAAGTCTATTCAAAAAAGAGGTAGTAGGTTTTGGGGATATAAAATTATTGTGGACAATAGGATTTTTTATAGGTTATAGAGGAATATATGAATTATTGATATTTTATAATATAATTTTTTTAATAGCACCATTATATGGATTTTTATATTATAAGTTTAAAAAGAAAAAAGAAGTTCCATTTGCTCCAATATTGGCAATAGGAACTTTTATTTTTTATATTTTTTAA